A region of the Arachis hypogaea cultivar Tifrunner chromosome 15, arahy.Tifrunner.gnm2.J5K5, whole genome shotgun sequence genome:
taggagcctagtcaacccttgtcttagggtttcccctaggttggctcctatgtgagtgttttttccttcctcttcgccgacctgaaTTTCCTCAGTTTTTCCCCCGGGCTGTGGTCGTAGCTCTTCTTTAACCCTTGCtcccccgagttctattgtgtggacttctctgccttttcctctcaggtttaggctttcattgtagcacttccttgccagcttctgatctcccctcaccgttgctattcccgACGAGgtcgggaacttcatgcataggtgggGCGTCGATACCACCACTCcaagtcgattaagggtagccctgccgattaaagcattataagccgaccccacatcgatgactatgaagtctatactcagagtctttgatttttccccctttccaaaggtggtgtggaggggtaaaaatcctagtggctttatcggcgtgtcacctaatccgtataaggtgtcggggtaggctcttaactctttctcatctaaacctagtttgtcgaaagcgggcttaaagaggatgtctgctgagcttccttggtctactagggttctgtgtagatgggcatttgccaggatcatggtAATTACCACTGGGTCATCGTGCCCAGGGATTACTCCTCGCCCGtcttcctttgtgaatgaaatggtcggAAGATCGGGGGACCCCTCTTcgacctggtagactctcttgagatgtctttttcgggaggattttgtgagtccccctcccgcaaatcctcctgagatcatatggatatgtctctccggagtttgtGGTGGTGGATCTCTTCTATCCGTATcttctcgctttctttttccatgaccgtccgacctttctatgagatatctgtcaagccgaccttctctggctagcttttctatcacatttttaaggtcgtaacagtcgtttgtggagtgtccatatatcttatggtactcgcagtaatcactgcggctccccccttttttattcttgatGGGTCTGGGGGGaggcagcctttcagtattgcaaatttctctgtatacgtccactacaggaactttcaatggagtataagagtgatattttcttggcctatcaaggccgagctcttccttcttcttcgcttccctctccctttctttCGTTGAGGGAGGGGGCCCGATTCGCAAACTCGGGTCTCTTAGcctagcgttttcttccatattgatgtacttttcagctctttcctgtacatcatttaaagaggcggggtgtctttttgatatggactgtgagaagggaccttctctaagaccattgactagccccatgatgaccgcttcggtgggcaggtcttgaatctccaaacatgctttgttgaatctttccatataggcccgtaaggactccccgacctcctgttttattcccaggaggcttggtgcatgttttactttgtccttctggatggagaacctcattaagaattttcttgagaggtcttcaaaactggtaattgacctcggagggagactgtcgaaccacttcatcgctgctttggacaaggttgtcgggaaagctttgcatcgcgtagcgtctgAAGCGTCggtcagatacatccgacttttaaagttgctcagatgatgctttggatcggtggttccatcgtagaggtccatatcggggcttctaaagtttctcggaacttttgccctcattatgtcctcgctaaacgGATCTTTCTCTCCTAAGGGAGAATCTTCTCTATCGCCTTGGAAATTCCGAcccttgagggaggattctaactttaagagttttctttctaactcttttcgtcgctccatctcctcttttaggttcttttcagcTTCCCTTTGTCGTTCCCGCTCCTGCTCTATCTGCTCGAGGCGGCTATGAATTAGCCCCATAAGCTCACTAGCGAGAGGGGGTCCTTCTTTTTCTGACTCGCGCCCCTCCGAGGAGTTTACCTTCGGATTTTTGATTCCGGAAGTACCTTCCTTATTTTGATCATTAGCTTCCTGGTGGAGGTTCTGATCTGCTTCATTGTTTCCAGTGTTCAAATTCTCTTGatcagaatctgtctccacatgacctTCTTCAGGGGATCTTTCCGCCATCACTGGTcaatctctcgggtccccggcaacggcgccaatgttacggtgggtaaccagagATATGTGGGCCGGAtgacgttggttggcccaaacacGTGAGGGAGGCGGCTATCGAGGGCACATgaaactcggtgttcctccgtccgacttgtgcgtgtgaagaatggggggtggtacctgcaatgacactccaatgcctaagttagcaagagtgtgagcaagtTGAGAATGTATTgggacttagtgatacctgagggatgtcagggtatttatagtggtgaaccaataaccaccgctgaagtagtgccacctttttaggtggataaccgttcccatatcttagggaggttaagatatggctctatgaagtggttagagagtttctaggggcggttactcattcgaatgagtgttatctgccagctaaccctcgtatccgacttctttggagtaggtcgtgttcagtaccgacttctggggATGAAGGCCGGTACTGGAGGAGGGCCAacccctttgggttgggcttctttgcttggatcctgggtcctatttattgggccagggtatgaacaattatcAATACCATATCACAGTAAGATCATATTCACTGTTTTCACTTTAGTTTGTCACTCTCTTTTTAAGATTGgcactttaaaaaattaaaaataaaaataaaaataaaaataaaagttataaaaacgACTGCGTCTTCTCCAATGAATGATAGTGGTGAATTAGTGATGTCTTCTTTCTTATAGAAAGAGAAAGGGACTAGATATGCAAAATATTTTAAGGAGACACAAAATATAAGTCTATTATGTGTAACTGTGTATTATCGTGtcctttaaaaaaaagataaacgtGTGTCACCGCATCTATATATTAGACAGACACATTCACTGTCAAACACTATATAATGTCACAATGACGtcgctctttctctcttctcttcttactAAATCACACAgagtttaaaatatatttttaaaattttttaataattgtcaaataatttttatttaaatttaattataaattaattttttatatattatttagttataAAATCTTTCTCTATTTtctaagttattattttattatttatctatcatattcattaacaattaaaaacaaaaataacaacgAAATAGATCTTTCATTAATCATGTTTTCTGTACATATTTTGACAATGTGAATTAATGAGTTTTTTTATCCCTTAGTCCGTTACACAATGAATTGAATTAAGCTATACAAGATGagttttttcaaattcaattaaaagtGTTATCCAATCAATTGAATTGCGCAATATAATGGATTTTTTTCTTATCAATCGATTGAGAATGTTATACCATCAATTAAATTTCATACTGTGCTATATATTAAGCCATTATGAATTTACCACCATTTAGTAAAAGAAAATAATCGTTTTTGGTCTAGactgaataaaaaagaaaatgattttTACACAAATAAAATGAGGAGAAATTtattgataaaatataaaataattcataaaaaaaaaatcaattgcaattttttttattaagtagccaaaatctttttcaaaaatctaatttgTATATCTCTTAATATTCATCATTTTAAGGTGGTTGAAGACTATACTCAACCAAAATGTCCCTTCTGtataaccaaattttttattctttttgtataaccaaatttttttctcattttaactCACATTTATCCGAATGTTATACAGTATTCAGTACACACCTTATATTCAATCCTTTTGCTGCATTAATTTCTGCCATCTGTAGCTATGGTTAGTGGCCAATAGTTAGATTGATATGGTTCcacagtaaaaaaaattttttagagtgGGCACTTCTTATTCACATCTTTTGCTGCTTTGACTGTTGCTAAAATTTACCGTGGCTGAGATTGGGAGTACATCCATGTAGTGGACTTTCACCAAATAGTACGAATGAATTCATTAAACTGTAAAACTAACAAAACATATGTGagatcaaatgaaaataaaaataaaaattcatctaTAGAACTGTTATTATTTATTAGCTTATCTTATCATAGGAATGAAAATGAATTCACATTTATCCATCTATTATTTAATTGATCATGACAATCTATGAGAGTTTTAGTAATGTTCCGTTCTTTCTGAAATTCGGAGTTTTTATCAGAAAAACAATAGTGTGTTTGAATAGTAATTGCATAGATCCGCTTCATTAAGTTAAAGAACTGAAAAATACTTGATCTAAAGTATCAAAAGATTCatctataaaaatttttaataaaaaaattagaaaaataaaataaaaaacaacaaccAGAACTACTCAAGTCTCAAAGTATTTTCATATTGTATAGTGTCATTCAAtcgattaaattttaaaaaaattcatattgtgTTACACTTACAAACgtttgaattttggaaaaattCATATTATAGTGCGAAATTCACTCGATTCGTTGTGCTTCCAATAAATTATCAACAAACACGGTTTTCTTAGTTTTTAACAAATCAAGGAATAAAAAACTCATTGACTTATATTACCAAAATATTTATGAAAGTCACGATTAATGGAAGATCTATTTTgctgttatttttgtttttaattattaataaatatgatagatgaataataaaataataatttataaaatagaaaataaatttttattttataattaaataatatataaaaaatttatttataattaaaattaaataaaaattatttgacaattattaaaaaattttaaaaatatattttattattaaactatttaataATCTAAACATTATAGAACCGTGGAATCTTTTGAATTAACAGATCTACTTTTCATGTTAATTCGATGCTAGCTTTTAGTAGAAATGGCTAAAACCCCAAAACTTATGATCTTGTAAGGATTTAATAGcgtaaacaatttaaaatttaaactaccAAATGGTGACAGGTAATAAATGAGttttatatacaaattttaataTCTTGTACTTTCTAAcgatttacataaataaaaagaagataagcttttaacaaaaattattttaaaacaatctaaaaaatttatttcctaaataatttatatataggtAAAAAAATCCTAATCTTATGTCAAAATAAATGatcaaataaaatgaataaatattttgttttgagctttTCTAAAAGAATTTTTTGTAGAGGCAATTAATGTAGTCTTTCAAAGTGATGTGCAATAATCCATGCATATAGTTGAAATCAAACACACATTGGTTTCATAATGAAGCTATTAATTTCAAGTTTGAAATGCAAACATATACAGATGTAACCATGTTGAGGTGGCAtacctaaaaataaaaactatggtCCACATGGACTACTTGAGAACAAGAGAGTACTTGGAAAATAAGAAACTTATTACACTTCACACAAGCAAGAGGCTATTTATTTTCTTTAGCATGCATAAAGGACATAGGTAGCAATGTCCTAGCATTACTAGCTCTCTGcaaagtcaacaattgaagaagtcaatataaatttttattccaAGATTCTTTTACTAACTTAAAGAAGTCGGCATGTAAATGGGATACGAAACTGACATGTTAGTTCAAAATCTATGAGCCAATGCAAATTTATATATAATGTATCTTACGATAAAGATTACTGGTTCTGGTGTTGATCTCTTCActattaattatatttggatcttaacaattaataaaaatataactaatttttaagtTATACTTGTTGCCATCAAAACGTTTTCTTTTCATCCTAGCTAAAGCTAAGGTTAGGCTTGTTATTATTACTACTTGAAATCACTAAgggacaacttttttttttttattcttttatatccATCATACTATATAGTAAGATACTtaagtggtatatatatatatatatatatatatataaaatacaataattctatcaaaaactaataattttaaaaaaatgcgaTAATTAAtcgataatatttaaaaaaaatattattaaattattaaattaaaaaattaaataaataactaaaaatactaataaaaagttaaaataaattaCATTGGTATCCATAAAAAATACAGATGCTGATAAATGtaataaaacgacaattataaCCACGGAAAATGGCTTTCGTGTATCAAAAGTACCCAGACGTTGGTTACACAATTGGTCCGTTAGGGTATTTTTGGCACACAGAAGTTATCTTCTGTGGGTATAATTATCATTTTATTCTTATACGGATATATTTATCAGCGTTTGTATCTTTCATAGATACAAAAAGTAATTTATTCTAAAAAGTTAATAGAATTTATTAGCCATTCAACTTTTCTCAATTTAGAAGTGTTGTAATAAGATAATGGATTGGATGGGTATACATACCATAGTCCATACCATTGACTACTTAGTTATCAAAAGTTAGTGTATGTACAATTGAgtacaaattattatttaaaaaaaaattagctaatATAAAAGAAATTGAGACCGTGATAGCTTTTGTTGgcagaatttttatttaaatcaccAAGAAAGATAAACATATACTACTATACTAGATCACTGTTCAGGGATTTCAAAAGGCAAGTTGTTGTTAATTTGTTTATTTCGTTCTTGGTCAAATATAAGGCCAGTTCATGGATTTTCAATTACAACACTCTTTGTTGGCCATTAGTATTGTGCTTATCTTTGACCAAATAAATCAAATACATATTTTATCAACCATGGTTAGACATGTTATTGCAcgctaaaattaactactaaaattaattattaatacaatatacgtattaaaatataaaatatatattaaaaatgaattaaattttgtatttttatatataaaatcataaaaataagaaTGGTGCGTGCAAGTGAAATGCGTGGAATGCATTAAAGTAAAGGGATTATGTtaagtaattaataattttttttgaataacatAAATAATGAGTTCTAAAATTGacccaatttaaataaaatatactacATTCTAAATTATTCACCTAAACCTTAATATTAAAGTAACTATTCACATacttagtgaattgaacatctgatatattcattgttcacattgtttaatatttttattgtctatctATACTTTTCTTACAGTAAATTAAACTAGATGTTATAAATTGTTGTCCTCAATCCCCCATTGTCTCTACAtccatcaatataaaaaaaatgaattttacacTTCTAGCCttattccttctcttttctttgagCTCACAATTACTTCTTGGAGCATCAAATGCTTCACCTGAAGAAGTTCTTGACACTTCAGGCAAGAAGCTAAGAACCGACACCAATTACTACATCATTCCAGCCAAGCCCTTCGTCATATGCGGCATTGTTAGCTGCTTTAATGGCGGAGGGCTTGTCCTGGACACCTTCGACGAAACATGTCCTCTTGATGTTATGATTGAGAAAGCAAATGACGGTCTTCCACTTCAATTCTCACCTATTAACTCTAAAATGGGTGTTATTCGAGTCTCTACAGATCTCAACATCATGTTCTCCGCCGCGGACCAAAATAATTGCCCCCAATACTCCACCGTGTGGAAGCTTGGTGACTATGATGCTTCTAATGGGCGAACATTTGTGAgcactgggggtgattttggaAATCCAAGTTCCCAAACCATAAAAAGTTGGTTTAAGATTGAGAAGTATGAGGATGCTTATAAGCTGGTGTATTGCCCAAGCGTGTGCAAATCTTGTAAGCATTTGTGCAAAGAAATTGGCATCTTTGAGGATAAGAATAAGAGGATGCATTTGGCTCTAAGTGATGATCCTTTCAAAGTTAAGTTCAAGAAAGTTTAATGTTCATCAAAGCTTTCTCCCATTTGTATTTGCATACTGTGTGTTTATTTATCAGGATTCTTAATTAAGTAGTTATTAGGTTTCcttgttaaaaaatataaataaaggtATGAATAAGGAGAATATGATATTCTCCTAGCTTTACTAATAATACTATTTATGGATTGCAAAGTTGATTTCTTAAGTAAATCTGTAATTTTTTCTTATTATCAAGCTTCGGTTTCAgaatctatttaatttttttaatgatgataTTGACATGATTTTGGAGGTAAATGTTAATAAGAGCTATATTTAAATaagttcttgaaaattttttgcGTCAgacatttttattcttaaaaaaaataaaatatataatttgtctattttagttagaattattatttttaattagatgaataaatttttaacagtgtaataaaaaattttatatattttatttttataaaatttaataattttaatttaataaatttgtttaGAGACAAAAATGTTTGatacaaaaagttttaaaaatctatttaaatatgtattattctctaaataatataaatagtgCAACCATCGATCTCATCAGCATCCAATTATGTTCATCAAAGTCAAATTCtaaagaacaaagaaaaaattaCTAAGTGAATTCAATTAAAGATCGATTttgttcaatttcttttttttttttcgtgaaCAAAAATATGACTTCGCCTTATTTggaaattgaaaaaaagaaaaggtcAAATGTaaacacaattaaaaaaaaaagggaaaaggttACAGCCAAGTTGTCCACTTGTCCTCCTCTGTACGTAACCTTGTACTTCAATTTTGTCAACTATATCTATCTAGTGTTCCCAATATTTCATTCATCGGTTATGTTGCTGATCAAGGCAATTCAAGGCTCAACGATCCAAATATCCAATTACCGAAATAAATAAAAGGCTCAAGCATCTatactctaaaataaaaataaataatcattttttattataaaaaattttaatactaataaattcatcataaaaaattaaaattaaaattaaatttacgtATATAAAATATCgataaaaataatcaattattaaatttttgttaataattttataaataatttttttctttcttcttttttctttttcataactaTCACTACTTTTGTTACGAAATCCACCATCTCACCAGATCTCCTCTTCTATTATTCCTAAAAAACATTGCAGCGAAGTTCAACTCACCACAACAACAATACTTTGTTCTACAAccaaactcctttctttttttctctctttgtaAATGATGGCATCGGAACAACACGAGGAGTCCCAAGAGGACAAAGAAGAGGAAAACATTGATGACGACGAAAAAAACGAGCCTTCTCCCTCTACCTCATCTGTTGCCCTTGCGGTAACCGTCGTCGTTCCCTACTCCTCCGTGATCTCCAATGGCGAAAAGGCTCCAATTTCAACCCCGACCATCATTGCGGCCACCACCGTGGTCGTTGTCCTCGAAGGCAGCTCCTCCGATCCGGAATGGTAGCAGCAAATTGAGGAGAAGCTGCTCAATGATTCACGGAAGCTGTTCCAGCGACTGTGGACGGACGAGGATGAGATTGAGCTTCTGTAAGGGTTTCTCAAGTACGCATCGCAACGAGGTTCATCTCACCACAATGACATTGTTTTATTCTACAGGTCACATAAAGTCATAAAGAACATAACTTCAATCTCAACGCTGTCGCTATAGGTTTTCCTGCAACGCCAAACTAAACAATAACTGTGAGAGTAACATGTGTAGCAGTGGATATGGCATACCGAGTTTAGTTGAAAAGATGGTGATGATATGAGTTGTTTGTCGCTGTTAGTGAAGGAATTGGTGGGCGGCGCTGCCATGGGTGATGATCACTTTGGTGGAAGAGGGTTTGGAGGTTGAGGCTTTTCAGTTTTCACTGAACCCCATTCTTTTGTGGTTCGGAGCtaggggtggcaacactacccgaacccgcgggtacccaccccgcccctacccgctcggggcgggtaattacccatCCCCGTACCGGGACGGGTTTTAACGGGGCGGGTTCTTGGGCGGGgtggggcggggtcgggtttaggttgaacccgcccctacccgccccgatatatataatatatatgtaaatatatatatttttaatatataatatatgtaacatatataaaataattagtaaaatgattaataatattatatcatatataaatttttactttattttatattatgtatgtaaatggtggttatataatttttaaaatttaattttatttgttggatttaataattataggggcgggtaggggcggggcgggtacccgcaggggcAGGTACCCGCAGAGGCAggttagggtttaacattttacaacccgcgggtagggcggGGCGGGTTTGATGCGGGTTTTTTGTAGGCGGGGCGGTGTCGGATAGAGCAAAAACCTGCCCCTAtccgccccgttgccacccctattcGGAGCGATGAATAATGAGTTTTGGTAAAGAAGGGTATTGATgaaattataaacaaaaatttagtaattgattattttataattattgtttcaattttttatggACAATTTTATTAGGGTTCGaatcttttaaaattagaaattgctatttattctttaaaataataaGTATCAAATAGATAGATtatttatagataaaaaataatataagtaaTATGTATGGGTTAAATATGTTTTAAATTTGGTTAttataaaatatctatttttaattttgacctTTGTaacctttttgttttaattttggtctaataaaatttaaaaatgatatattttaatttttttaataatttattctgTAATATTTACGTAGGGCTggtaatgggtagggtagggtttggactctACCATAATCCTACCCGCAGGTTGAAAATTCTATTAAAACTCTACCCTATCCTatccgcgggttgagaatctctcaaccttAACCCTATccgcaccctaaagttctaaaccctaccctaccctaccctaccctaccctacccgcagaaatatcaaatttttttaaagtaaatataaaattcaatcatttcaaattttatacaaattaataacataaaaaataataaactaatgctctaaattactaaattaactaactagtttagtggttGTTTACTTATTATAAGTCATTACATAAGAGAAGTTGTAGATTTAACTCTCACTTCCTTCattatatacctaatttttataaaatatgtattatatttgaggtgcgggtagggtagggtaggttacaccctaaacccgtaccctactCTACCCGCAGACATACCCGGATCGTACCCTACCCTATCCGCAGCAGGTAGGATATCCTACCCTACCCAAACAGGTTGGACCGAATTAAGTACCCACGGGTAGGATATAAATTGCCAGCCCTATACTTACGAGACATAAAAGTTGAAATATTGATCGATGTGATAAAATATGttacattattatttaatttactaGGGTAGTACGTATTTAATGGAATAAATTAACAGTGTGGAGTAAAATAGATAACTTTCAAATTTTATTGGACTAAAATTAACCTTTTTTAAGtctcaaacaaaaaaatattttataagaatTAAGTCTAACAACATATATGAATATTTTGGACACAACTTCTTGATCTGATAACTAGTGGTGTTTCTTTCAGAGTTGATCTTGGCCGTTCGGTTGGTGTCTGTGTCCATAATAAATGAagaatggtttttttttttttatcgaagATATGAAAATTCGAACCCGTAACTTCTTAATTAAATATgggaagactatgtcatttgagctattgcTTTTTGGCATGAAGAATGAGACTTTTGCCAATGAACATGGCGCAAATGCcattagataaaaaatatttgcGCTGCTTTTGTAcatatctttttatatattttttataatataaaagataaattttttttatttttttttattttttattgatcatttttattatcaaaataaaaatataaaaatatatatagaataatgATATAGATAACATTACTGGAGCTGGCACTATTAAAGAGGCCGACAAGGTTAGGGAGACTATATTTAGATTCAACtagatatattaaaattaatcactaaaattaattattagtataaaatatatgttaaaatataaatatatattattaaaaataaattaaatta
Encoded here:
- the LOC112751517 gene encoding miraculin — protein: MNFTLLALFLLFSLSSQLLLGASNASPEEVLDTSGKKLRTDTNYYIIPAKPFVICGIVSCFNGGGLVLDTFDETCPLDVMIEKANDGLPLQFSPINSKMGVIRVSTDLNIMFSAADQNNCPQYSTVWKLGDYDASNGRTFVSTGGDFGNPSSQTIKSWFKIEKYEDAYKLVYCPSVCKSCKHLCKEIGIFEDKNKRMHLALSDDPFKVKFKKV